In Magnolia sinica isolate HGM2019 chromosome 12, MsV1, whole genome shotgun sequence, a single genomic region encodes these proteins:
- the LOC131220078 gene encoding uncharacterized protein LOC131220078, protein MIRGREAKEAMNIPGNQHVPMVPGVPDFSNYMPNVPDVPNFSDLMPKVPNGPMNFSDDKNLLDMLKGKYNRPAYIVVLLITSLVLVAVLIMFGSYRRQSHQMLLKLALLGSYSLHLYIISNTLGLMQSPPYKIELYAIWAVLWLLIHETASSTLSKLRDTQNGVSKLLQDIFLLYLVCWVYYVHHNQSWWTGPLALVLLFSVLKCGVRLIRSALTSLHLCHSVSLETRTILITDFMRYEDKLSSNGEEIDPVNMQGYKYLVKGEERLNMEMAHPPNKMEIDDGVITIEKVFQCKEKLLKSDGGDPSGHLKDMCLSFALFRMLMRRFRGHPLHECGLPKTWKFVHRGLLSKTDRDHERAYRVIEVELSFLYDCFYSNYPVIFSDRILFLGGTVIYMIKEIVKFSAGLLIAEQLMKLNSNFEKYDSSPLFCKSNQFMAMPPMSMPPSMQRQMNDIQKNIDDMQKSIQDSICGEILSNLPGKNHVLGTFVVIGLFFFLQILQFLTFVFSDWTKVSLLCKHVQKPCWLRIKIFKWASEFICRHQFIKMKPWRKKMGQYDLLSSFNYNPISFFLFCACADMTKRGQKDSDFIELHPDVKRAVLNPLMLDDPQLENRQLTNGVSSLQQNKVDQALSWACELETNTHTILVWHIATTLCEMENTLDCKAMDSGEKKSKPGIQTSSSDENDSCEEEQNRRIATSLSGYCAYLVASVPALLPDPTDTTEAVFDKTILQARELLEECATVADRYKKLREIKDSSNIIKKGAKMEIKDSSNIIKMGAEIQNQLLSLFPVERSRWKVLAEFWVELMLFLAPSDNAMAHAENLANGGEFITHLWALLTHAGIIERNSSLQHDEENQNSAS, encoded by the coding sequence ATGATCAGAGGGAGAGAAGCAAAGGAAGCTATGAACATCCCAGGCAACCAGCACGTGCCCATGGTACCAGGTGTACCTGACTTCTCCAACTACATGCCCAACGTACCAGATGTACCGAACTTCTCCGACCTCATGCCCAAGGTACCAAATGGACCTATGAACTTCTCAGACGACAAGAACCTCTTGGACATGCTCAAGGGCAAATACAACAGACCAGCATACATCGTAGTGCTCTTGATTACCAGCCTCGTTCTTGTAGCTGTTCTCATCATGTTCGGTTCATACAGGCGTCAATCTCACCAGATGTTGCTCAAGTTGGCTCTGTTGGGTTCCTACTCTCTGCATCTCTACATCATATCAAACACCCTCGGTCTGATGCAATCGCCTCCCTATAAAATCGAGCTATATGCTATCTGGGCTGTGCTTTGGCTCCTCATTCATGAAACAGCGTCCTCTACACTCAGTAAACTGCGAGACACCCAAAATGGAGTGAGCAAACTTTTGCAAGATATCTTTCTCTTATATTTAGTATGTTGGGTGTATTACGTGCATCACAATCAAAGCTGGTGGACCGGGCCACTCGCATTGGTATTGCTATTCAGTGTTCTGAAGTGTGGTGTTAGGCTGATACGAAGCGCCCTTACTTCCTTACACTTGTGTCATTCAGTTAGCTTAGAAACGAGAACCATACTGATCACAGATTTCATGAGATATGAGGACAAACTAAGCAGCAATGGTGAAGAAATCGACCCAGTCAATATGCAAGGGTACAAGTACTTGGTCAAGGGAGAAGAAAGATTAAATATGGAAATGGCTCATCCTCCCAACAAAATGGAGATCGATGATGGAGTCATTACAATTGAAAAGGTTTTTCAATGTAAAGAGAAGCTATTGAAGTCTGATGGTGGTGACCCAAGTGGGCATTTGAAAGACATGTGCCTCTCGTTTGCCTTGTTCCGGATGCTGATGAGGAGATTTCGGGGACACCCATTGCACGAGTGCGGTCTACCAAAGACTTGGAAATTTGTTCACCGTGGGCTACTTTCCAAGACCGATAGGGATCATGAAAGAGCTTATAGAGTCATTGAAGTAGAGCTTTCATTTCTCTACGATTGCTTCTACTCCAATTATCCTGTCATTTTCAGTGATCGAATTTTATTCTTAGGTGGGACTGTAATATATATGATCAAGGAGATTGTCAAATTCAGCGCTGGTCTTTTGATAGCAGAACAGCTTATGAAGTTGAATTCAAACTTTGAGAAGTACGACTCGAGTCCTTTATTCTGCAAGTCAAACCAGTTCATGGCCATGCCACCTATGTCCATGCCCCCATCTATGCAACGACAGATGAATGATATCCAAAAGAATATCGATGACATGCAAAAAAGTATCCAAGATAGCATCTGCGGCGAGATATTGTCAAATCTACCTGGCAAAAACCATGTTTTGGGTACCTTCGTTGTTATAGGTCTGTTCTTCTTCCTTCAGATTCTGCAGTTTCTCACCTTTGTGTTTTCGGATTGGACAAAGGTATCGTTGCTCTGCAAACATGTACAGAAACCCTGTTGGCTAAGGATTAAGATCTTCAAATGGGCATCCGAGTTTATTTGTCGACATCAGTTCATTAAAATGAAGCCTTGGAGGAAGAAAATGGGGCAGTACGATCTTCTTTCTTCATTCAATTACAACCCTATATCATTCTTCCTATTTTGTGCCTGCGCTGACATGACTAAACGAGGGCAGAAAGACAGTGACTTCATAGAATTACATCCAGACGTGAAAAGAGCCGTTCTCAATCCTCTAATGCTGGACGACCCTCAATTAGAAAACCGTCAATTGACAAATGGGGTCTCTTCATTGCAGCAAAATAAAGTAGATCAAGCTCTCTCTTGGGCTTGCGAACTCGAGACAAACACGCACACCATCTTGGTTTGGCACATCGCAACCACTCTTTGTGAGATGGAGAACACTCTCGATTGTAAAGCTATGGATTCTGGTGAGAAGAAATCAAAACCCGGCATTCAAACCAGCTCATCTGATGAAAATGATTCTTGTGAAGAAGAACAAAATCGCCGCATCGCCACCAGCTTATCTGGATATTGTGCCTACCTTGTAGCTTCTGTTCCAGCACTGTTGCCTGATCCTACAGATACTACTGAAGCTGTATTTGATAAGACAATATTACAAGCGAGAGAATTACTTGAAGAATGCGCTACCGTAGCTGACAGATACAAGAAGTTGAGGGAAATCAAGGACAGctcaaatataataaaaaaaggtGCTAAGATGGAAATCAAGGACAGCTCAAATATAATAAAAATGGGTGCTGAGATTCAAAATCAACTGCTATCGTTGTTTCCAGTCGAAAGGTCTCGGTGGAAGGTGTTGGCAGAATTTTGGGTGGAATTGATGTTATTCCTTGCTCCATCAGATAATGCCATGGCCCATGCAGAAAACCTAGCGAATGGTGGTGAATTCATCACACACTTATGGGCATTGCTCACTCACGCAGGTATCATCGAAAGAAACTCTTCTCTCCAGCATGATGAAGAGAACCAAAATTCAGCTTCTTAG
- the LOC131220079 gene encoding uncharacterized protein LOC131220079, producing MERGPLNTCYSRAAIHEIQAISYVMFMANMPEPIEKSSLRRWSVIVHRPSPLNGRPCVVLSSGETGCRKTTQAKYDVDDSDNCKSIIIKRPDDMWKDWKNRLRGSVLDMYDNDGDRKKNCPNGIKLEDWVKFVDYESTEEVKSRREKGKESRREMKFPHTTGRRGSARTAELIQQKNPNTQITRTELFLATHTRSDGSLPSQELSITTEKIKEIVANDPACMHNDLNHDPVAQVCGLDKRGRVRGLGHIPKTTIIASTPYINEISEGKGEIAEVKASMIVLKEQLENKFNECKNMILNIGECLVEVQNQINTLIQPMQCSPGTAGSQGFYQSGDTSSHRDESAPPPPPLLRVEQICHLIDICSRVVARGCMIRDNAGIPPDCIKVILDVVEVPSANVFGDIEKTLADCDMGDVLVRPRVLTKT from the exons ATGGAGAGGGGGCCTCTCAACACCTGCTACAGCAGGGCAGCCATTcatgagatccaggccatttCTTATGTGATGTTCATGGCGAACATGCCCGAACCCATTGAGAAATCCTCCCTGCGCCGTTGGAGTGTCATCGTCCATCGACCATCACCTTTAAACGGAAGGCCCTGC GTGGTGCTGTCATCTGGTGAGACTGGTTGCAGGAAAACAACTCAG GCCAAATATGATGTTGACGATAGCGACAACTGTAAAAGTATCATAATTAAGCGTCCTGATGATATGTGGAAGGACTGGAAGAACCGATTACGAGGAAGTGTCCTAGATATGTATGATAATGATGGAGACAGAAAGAAAAATTGCCCAAATGGTATCAAGCTAGAAGATTGGGTCAAATTCGTTGATTACGAATCTACAGAAGAAGTAAAGTCTCGTCGTGAAAAGGGAAAGGAATCCAGAAGAGAGATGAAGTTCCCCCACACGACTGGTCGACGGGGGTCTGCTAGGACGGCagagttgatt CAACAAAAAAATCCAAATACTCAAATCACGAGAACTGAATTGTTTCTGGCAACTCATACTAGATCCGATGGGTCTCTCCCTTCACAGGAGCTGAGCATCACaacggaaaaaataaaagaaatagttgCCAATGACCCGGCTTGTATGCATAATGATTTAAATCACGACCCAGTGGCAcag GTTTGTGGTCTTGATAAAAGAGGACGTGTAAGAGGGTTGGGTCATATTCCAAAAACTACCATTATTGCTTCAACCCCTTACATTAATGAAATTAGTGAAGGAAAGGGCGAAATTGCTGAGGTTAAAGCATCGATGATTGTATTAAAAGAGCAACTGGAAAACAAGTTCAACGAGTGCAAGAACATGATATTGAACATTGGAGAATGTTTGGTTGAAGTTCAGAATCAAATAAATACTCTAATTCAACCAATGCAATGCTCTCCTGGCACTGCTGGTTCTCAG GGGTTTTATCAATCTGGCGATACCTCAAGTCATCGTGATGAGTcagctccacctccacctccacttcTACGGGTGGAACAAATCTGTCATTTGATAGATATTTGTAGTCGAGTTGTTGCACGTGGGTGTATGATTAGAGATAATGCAGGCATCCCTCCGGATTGCATCAAAGTTATATTGGATGTTGTTGAAGTTCCCAGTGCGAATGTGTTTGGTGATATTGAGAAGACGTTAGCCGATTGTGACATGGGTGATGTTCTCGTTAGGCCTAGAGTGCTGACgaaaacatag